The following DNA comes from Frankia casuarinae.
GCACCGAGCCTGGTACACCAGGCTCCCGGCCGACGACCGCGGAAACGGCTCGGCCGACCGGCGACCCGGCCACCGCGGCCCCCAGCCGGAACTCCGGCCTGAGGACCTGCTGACGTCCCGGGGTGGCGACATCAGTGCTGACATCGGGTGGAGGGCGAACCCCCGCTTGGTCCTGCCGATCAGGCTCCGCGCCGTGCCCTGGCTGCCTGGAAACGGCAACGCCAGCGGACGGAACAAAACCAGCCGGCAGGCGGTCTGCGGCCCAGCGTAGCACCAGACCGGGCGACACGACGATCACATCATCGTCCGGGCGCTCCGAAAGGGCCGGCGGCGCTCACCTCGCGAACCGCACCGGCCATCGGCGCGTCGGGCGCAGGCCCCGCCCCAGATGGCGGCGCACCGCCTCGGCCTCCCGCGCGCTCACGAGCAGCACGGCCGGGCCCGAGGCCCGCTCCTGCTCCCGCGCCGGGGCCGGGGCCGGGGCCGGATCGGTGGCGAGCAGCCGGGACAACCGCCGGGCAAGCAACTCCCCGGACCGCGCGTCCGCATCTCCGCCCTGACGTACCGCGACGGCGAGCACCGGGCGTGGGGCGCCGGCACCCGGGAGGAGCAGTTCCGCCGGCCACACCTCGACCCGCTCAGTCACGGTCCGCAACGCCTCCCGAACCCGCCGCCGGGATAACGGACCATCCGGATCGGACGGACGGCGCAGGGCGGTCACCCTCAGCTTGTCGAGGTCCGCGGCTTCGGTCACGCGCGGCGTGTCGAGGGTTCCGGACGGCGCGTCGGAGCCGGATCCGCCGGGCACCGGCGCGGGACCGCCCGGGCCGACGTCCAGACTGGCCGAGCGCGGACCGGCCACGTCGATCACCACCGCTCCGAGCCCCAGCCGGACCGCCTCCGTGCAGGCGTCCACCGCGGCGACCGGAACCGGCCGGGCCGAGGAGCGCCAGGCGGTGAGCGCGCTGACGCTGGAGAAGATCGGTAGCGCGGTCGCGCCGGACGGGGTGCGCAGGGTCGTCAGCGCCATCTCGCTGGTCTTGTCCGCACCGGTGACGGCGTCGGCGGCGGTGAGCCGAGCCTCGACTCCGACGAAGACCCGGGCCTGGCGCAGCGCGGCGGTCAGAACGGCGGGGTCGACCGGGTTGGCGGCGAGCGCTCGGGTGAGCGACTCGTCGGCGCGGCCGTCATCGCCCTGACCAGACGGAGTCAGCAGATCGCGTGCCATTCTCGCCAGCCTAGGGCCCAGGCGGCGCGGCGGGCCGGTACCGGATCGGGTCCGTGGCGTTCACCATGGCCCGGACGGGCCCGGGCCATGGTTGAGGGCCCCGACCGGGGGCTGCGATGGCGGGCCGGGCCAGCACGGTGGCCGGTTGCGACCCGGGAAGCGGGGCGGTGGCGACCGCCCCGGCGAGACGCTGGAAGGCAAACCTGGTCCGGCGACGCAGGCGGTACCAGCTGATCGGACGGCTGTCGGCGAGCGCCGCGTCGAACGGCACCGGCACCGTCATGTAGGCCCGGTCCTCGAGATGTTCGAGACGCAGCCGCGCCCCGCGGCTCAACCGGGAGGGATACGTCTCGACGACGGCCACGATGACGGTGGCAGCGAGATCTGGCCGACCGGCCGCGGTCAACGCGCTCAACGCGTCGTCCGCACCGGCGATCTCCGTCTCGCCGGCCCGGATCGTCAACACGACGAGGTCCGCCCGCGCCAGCAGGGTGGCCGGCACCGGCTGGCTCCACCCCGGTGGGGCGTCCGCGACGACGACCGGATACCAGTGTCCGAGCAGGTCGAGTGCCCACGCCAGCTCCTCGGGAAGCAACCCCGGCCCGGTAAGATCACGCAGTCCGGCCAGCACCTCCAGGCCACCGGAGCCGTCGGAGGCGACAAACCGGCGCACGTCCTCCAACGAGGACACCGGTGGCCGCGCCGTGGCCAGCTCCCGCAACCCCACGCCCGGTGACATGAGGCCGACCCGGTGCGCAAGCAGCCCGGACTGGTCCGGGGATGCGTCCACGGCCATCACCCGATGACCGTGGTGCTCCGCGATCGCCAGTCCCAGACCCGCGGCGACCGTCGTCCGGCCGCCTCCGCCACCGAATCCCCCAACCAGCACCCGCCGCCCACCGGCCCGCGCCCGCGCGACCGACGAACCGCCCGTTCCCGCGACGGCCGGGACCACCGCCCGACCACCGGACGGCGTCACCGCGGCCACCGCCGCCCGGACGGGCAGGGAAGGGGCCAAGCCGGACCGCCGCGCCGGCAGGTTCGCGGGGACCGGGATGGACCAGGCTGGCTCCAGACCAGGCGTTTCGACCGCCTGTCGGCCGACCGTGGGTCCGCCCAAGGAGTCGGCGTCGGGCCACGCCTCCGGCACCGGCCAACCCGGGTCAGCCGCCGCGGACGGGGGAAGCCGCCCGGATACGGGCCCGGCACCGGGCGAGCCGTCGGGGGGCGGCGCGGTGGCGGCCCGGGAAACGGGGACGACCGGCGTTCCATCCGGGAGGTTCACCGGCTGCCCGGCCGCGGGGACCAGCACCGCGATGTTCTCCCAGGTCTCCCCGGGCGGCGGGACGGCCGGGAGCGGTGGGGAAACCGCCGGGGGCGGCGGCGCACCGGGCGGTGGATCCGGTGGCGTCGGGTACGGGTCCACCGGGTACGGATCCGGACCGGTCGGGTCCGGGTCCGGCGGCCCGGCCGCCGACGTCGCGGCGGCGAGGTCGGGCGTCCACCCCGCTCCGCCGGACACGGTGAGCGAGGCACCGGGCCAGGCGGAGCTCGGGCCGGGCGGCGCGGTCAATGGAAGGCCCACGGGGGGCGCGCTCCGGCCCGGCGGGAGCAGTGGCGCGGGCGGCGGGAGCAGTGGCGCGGGCGGCGGGGCCGGTGGCACGGGGGTGGGCGGCGGGGCTGCCGTGCTCCCGCGCCCCCCGGAGGGGCCCCCTGTCCGACCGGTAGCGGGCTCCGAACGGGTCCCGCCCGGACGTGATCGGGCGGGACGACGGGTAACCAGCGCGTTATGGGGCGCCTGAGGCTCGGTCAGTCGTAGGCCAAGCAGCGAGATGGGGCGCGCGTCCCCGCCACCACCCGGTTCGGTCGCGTCGGGATCCCGCCGGCCGGGGCCGGCCGCGACCCGTTCCCCGGCCTCCGGATTCCCCCCGACCGGGCCGGTCGACGCCGACGCCTCGTCACCGTTCCAACTCCCACCGTGACTTACCATCCGCGCCACCCCCGCCCCCATGTGTGCCGGCCGACGGGACCTCCGCCGATCCCACCGCGAAGTATGACGCCAGAGCGCAAGGGCACCGATACGACGTGAGACCACAGTCTCGTGTAACCGGCCGTCCCGACAAGAGCACCGGACTGATCGGGACAGCCGGAATCAGAGCCACGAGCAGCGAACACACGACCGGCACACCCGATCCACTTCGAATCGCCATGTGACGGCAACACCATACCGAGAGCATGTCACGCGGACGGATCGGCCTCGCACCGTGTGTGTGAACTCCTGATGCGGAACGTTTCGGTCGGTGACGGCGTGGGAGCTCAGCCGGCGAGTTCCAGATCGCGCAGCACCGCGGCGGTGTCCAGCGCGGCCAGGGTCGCCTCCCGGCCCTTGTCCTCGCTGGACCCGGGCAGCCCGGCGCGGTCCCGGGCCTGCTCGACGGTGTCGCAGGTGAGCACGCCGAAGCCGACGGGGACGCGGGCGTCGAGGGTGACGCGGGCGAGCCCCGCGGTGACGAACTGACAGACGTAGTCGAAGTGGGGGGTGCCGCCCCGGATGACGACACCGAGGGCGACGACGGCGTCATGCCGCGCAGCCAACGCGGCGGCGATCACGGGAAGCTCGACCGCACCGGAGACCCGCACGACGGCGGGTGCCGCCGCGAGGCCCGCGTCCTTCGCGGCGCGCAGCGCGCCAGCGAGCAGCGCATCGGTGATCTCGGCGTGCCACCGGGTGGCGACCACCGCCAACCGCATGCCCGCGACGGGCGGAAGCACCTCCGCGGGAGCCCCGAGGCCGCTCACAGACCCTCCCCCTCGGCACAGTCGACCCCGGCGGACGTACCCGGGCCCGCGACGGCCGTGCAGCCGGAGGTGACGGGTACCCTCGGCGCCCTCGGCGCCCCCGGGATCCAGCGCGAGCCGGCCGGCTCGTCCTCGCCCACGGCCCTAGGCAGATCGGACAGGCCGGGTGGACCCGGAAGGCCGGGCGGACCCGGAAGGCCGGGCGGACCGGGAATGCTGGGCAGACCGGGAATGCTGGGCAGACCGGGAATGACGTGTCCCATCCGGTCCCGCTTGGTGGTCAGGTAGCGCAGGTTCTCCGGCGTCTGGGTGACCGGCATCCCGATGAGTTCGACGATGCGCAGGCCGTAGCCCTCCAGCCCGGCCCGCTTCGTCGGATTGTTGGACAGCAGCCGGATGCCGCGCACGCCGAGGTCGACCAGGATCTGGGCCCCGGTGCCGTAGTCACGGGCGTCGGCCGGCAGACCCAGCGCGAGGTTGGCGTCGACGGTGTCGTGGCCGGCGTCCTGCAGCTGGTAGGCCCGCAGCTTGTGCATCAGGCCGATGCCCCGGCCCTCGTGGCCCCGCATGTAGAGCACCACTCCGCGTCCCTCGGTCGCGATTATGCGCAGTGCCGCGTCGAGCTGGGTTCCGCAGTCGCAGCGCCGGGAGCCGAAGACGTCCCCGGTGAGGCATTCGCTGTGCACCCGGACCAGCACGTCCGCGCCGTCACCGAGCTCGCCGCGGATCAGCGCGATGTGTTCGACGCCGTCGAGGATGTTGCGGAACCCGACCGCCCGGAACGCCCCGTAACGCGTCGGAAGCGACGCCTCCGCGACCCGCACCACCTGCTTCTCGGTCCGCCGACGGTAAGCGATGAGATCGGCGATGGAGATCAGCAGCAGCCCGTGCTCGCGGGCGAACTCGGCGAGCCGGGGAAGCCGGGCCATCGTCCCGTCGTCGTTCACGATCTCGCAGATCGCACCGGCCGGCCGCAGCCCGGCGAGCCGGGCCAGGTCGACCGCGGCCTCGGTGTGGCCGGGGCGGCGCAGCACCCCGCCGTCCTTGGCCCGCAGCGGGAAGATGTGGCCCGGCCGGCTCAGGTCGCCGGGCGTGGTCCGCGGGTCGGCCAGCAACCGGATGGTGCGGGCCCGGTCGGCGGCGGAGATCCCGGTGGAGACGCCGTCGCGGGCGTCCACGGTGATGGTGAACGCGGTGCCCATCCGCTCCGTGTTGTGCGGGACCATCTGGTCCAGTTCGAGCCGGTCGGTGTCGGCGGCGTCCATCGGCACGCAGATCACACCGGAGGTGTACCGCGTCATGAACGCGACCAGCTCGGGTGTCGCGGCCTCCGCCGCGAAGATCAGATCACCCTCGTTCTCCCGGTCGGCGTCGTCGACGACGACGAGCGGGCGGCCGGCGGCGATCTCGGCGAGCGCGTCCTCGATGGCGGCGAACCGCACGTCGGCGTAGCCGGCGGGAAGGGCACCGGCGGGAAGGGTGGCCGTCGAGGAGGCGCCGGCCGCGGATGTCGTCATCGGTGTCGTCCGTTCGGTTCGATGGGGCCGGCATGCAGCTTCTCGACGTACTTGGCCAGCACGTCGACCTCGATGTTGACCAGGGAACCCGGCGCACGGCGACCCAGCGTGGTCAGTTCGAGCGTGGTGGGGATCAGGCTGACCGTGAAGGTGGCCGGTGAGTCGCCACCGGCCGGCGAGATGTCGACGACGGTCAGGCTCACCCCGTCCACCGTCACCGAGCCCTTCGCCACGAGGTAGCGGTCGAGCCCCTCGGGGAGCGCGACGCGCACGAACTCCCAGCCCTCACCGGGCTGCCGGTCGAGGACCGTGCCGACGCCGTCGACGTGCCCCTGGACCAGGTGGCCTCCCAGCCGGTCCGCCAGCCGGACGGGACGTTCGAGATTCACCCGGTCACCGACGGCGAGCTTCCCAAGAGAGGAACGCACCAGCGTCTCTCGCATCACGTCAGCAGTGAACGCCGACGGGCCGTCCGTTGTGCCGGGTGGGCCGGGTGGGCCGGGTGGGCCGCCGGCCGTACCGGTCTCGGCGCCCCCGTCGAGCCCCGGGCGGGCGAAGGAAGTCACCGTGAGACAGACACCGTTGACGGCGATGGACGCGCCGTGACTCACATCACCCAGAACCGTCTGACAGGCGATGGTGAGTGCCGCCGACTCCGACCGCGCATCCACCGCGGTCACCACGCCAAGTTCTTCAACGATGCCGGTAAACATCCGACCCGTGCCCCTCGCTCCCGGGCACCCGCACCCTGGGCGAGGAAAAACCACGCGGGACCACGCCGGCACGCTCACGCCGACACGCGCCCGCGAGCGGTCAACGACCACCGCGGGCACTCGGCCCGCGCGCGTCCTCCCATCCGGACTTTCACCGTCGGTCCCGGAATTCCACCGGGTCAGCCGTCCCAGTACCTGCGGACGGGTCGCGGACTGTCACCGCCGGTTCGGAATTTCACCGACCCCGGAGCGCGCGTGCTGCTGGTTGTACTGCCTCAAGTCTGGCATATGAAGCCGCCGGACGCCGGTGAAGCCACCGGACGCGGTCACGCCGGCCCGACCGCCGAGCGTGGCGCGGGCGGGGACAGCCGGGGCGCCGCCCGCAGCGCCTGCTCACGCAGCCGCTCGACGGCCTGGCCCGGATCGGCCGCCCCGAAGACGGCCGTGCCGGCGACGAACACGTCCACACCCGCCACCGCGGCCCGCTCGATCGTCCCGGCGTTGACCCCGCCGTCGATCTGCAGCCACAGGTCCAGCCCACGGGCGTCGAGCAGGCGCCGGGCGGCCTCGATCTTCGGCAACACCTCGGTCATGAACGTCTGACCGCCGAAACCCGGCTCGATGGTCATCAGCAGCAGCAGGTCGAACCGGTGCAGGTCGTCGAGATAGTGCTCGACCGGGGTGTTCGGCTTCACAGCGAGGCCGGTGCGGGCCCCGGCCGCCCGGATCGCCCTGGTGGTGCGGGGCAGGTCGGACACGGCCTCGGCGTGAATGGTGACGTTCGCCGCGCCGCGCTCGGCGTACCCGGCCGCCCAGCGGTCGGGATCGTCGATCATGAGATGGCAGTCAAGCGGAGTATCCGTCACCGCGCGCAGGGCCGTCACCGTGTCCGGCGCGAACGCCAGGTTCGGGACGAAGTGGTAGTCCATCACGTCGACGTGCAGCCAGTCGGCCTGCCCCTCGACCGCCAGGGCCGCGTCGGCGATCCGGCCGAAGTCGGCGGCGAGCAGGCTGGGGTAGATCTGCGCGGTGGCCATTTCGCGAGGGTATCGGCTCCCGGGTCCGACGCCTCAGCTGTCGACCCGGCGCAGCAGGGCGACGAACATCGCATCCGTGCCATGGAGATGCGGCCAGAGCTGGACGAACGGGCCGTCACCGAGCCGGTCGACCTCCGGCAGGGTCAGGCGGGCATCGAGGATGGAGGTGTCGGCGCGTTGTCCGGCCACGCCACGCACCACCTCGACGGTCTCGGCCGGGTGCGGGGAACAGGTCGCGTACGCCACCACCCCGCCCGGGCGGACCAGGTCGAGCGCGGCGACGAGCAGCGCACGCTGGAGCGGGACGAGCGCGGCCACATCGGCCGAGGTCCGCCGCCACCGGGCCTCCGGCCGGCGCCGCAGTGCTCCGAGGCCGGTGCAGGGGACGTCGACCAGCACCCGGTCGGCTCCATCGGGCCGCAGCGGCACCGCCCGGCCGTCGGCGCGCACCGTCCAGGCCCGCGCCGCGTCGCCCAGGGACCGGGCCACCATGGCCGCCCGGGTCGCCCGGGGCTCGACCGCGATCAGGGCCGGCCTGTCCGGTGGACCCGGCCTGTCCGGCAGACCCGGCCCGTCCGATGGGGCGGAGCCGCCGAGCAGCGCGGCGAGCAGGGCCGCCTTCCCGCCGGGGCCCGCGCACAGGTCGACGGTCAGCCCGAGGTCACGGCCCACCGTCGCCGCGCGGGCCAGGGCCAGGGTGACGAGCTGGCTGCCCTCGTCCTGCACGGCGGCCGCGCCCGCGGCCACGGCGGGCAACCCCGCCGGGTCCCCGCCGTCGAGGCGTACCGCATACGGCGAGTAGGGGCCGACTCGGGCGGTCAGACCTGCCTGCGCGGCCTCGGCGAGCAGCCGGTCACGGTCGACCCGGCCCGGACGGGCGACCAGGTGTACCGCGGGTCGGACGTCGTCTGCCTCCAGCGCGGCGCGGGTCGCCGTGAGGTCGCCGGCCAGGGCCTCCGCGACGACCTCGACGATCCAGCGGGGATGCGTCGTCACGACCGCCAGGTGACCGACAGGGTCGACGTCGAACCGCGGTGCGGACAGCATCGTGGCGAGATCGCCGCCGGTCTCGGCCACCCGGGCGGCCACCCGACGCAGCACGGCGTTCGCGAAGCGGACCGGGCGCTCGCCACTCGTCGTGCGGACCAGCTCGACGGTGCTGGCCACGGCCGCGTGGGCCGGGACCCTGGTCCGCAGCAGCTGGTAGGC
Coding sequences within:
- a CDS encoding SseB family protein; the protein is MARDLLTPSGQGDDGRADESLTRALAANPVDPAVLTAALRQARVFVGVEARLTAADAVTGADKTSEMALTTLRTPSGATALPIFSSVSALTAWRSSARPVPVAAVDACTEAVRLGLGAVVIDVAGPRSASLDVGPGGPAPVPGGSGSDAPSGTLDTPRVTEAADLDKLRVTALRRPSDPDGPLSRRRVREALRTVTERVEVWPAELLLPGAGAPRPVLAVAVRQGGDADARSGELLARRLSRLLATDPAPAPAPAREQERASGPAVLLVSAREAEAVRRHLGRGLRPTRRWPVRFAR
- a CDS encoding riboflavin synthase, which translates into the protein MFTGIVEELGVVTAVDARSESAALTIACQTVLGDVSHGASIAVNGVCLTVTSFARPGLDGGAETGTAGGPPGPPGPPGTTDGPSAFTADVMRETLVRSSLGKLAVGDRVNLERPVRLADRLGGHLVQGHVDGVGTVLDRQPGEGWEFVRVALPEGLDRYLVAKGSVTVDGVSLTVVDISPAGGDSPATFTVSLIPTTLELTTLGRRAPGSLVNIEVDVLAKYVEKLHAGPIEPNGRHR
- a CDS encoding RsmB/NOP family class I SAM-dependent RNA methyltransferase, producing MRSAGSPGTRGPRPASSVDRPRLLAWEVLRAVDERGSYANLLLPSLLAGSGLSARDRGFVTELAYGSLRAQGTLDGVLDTATSRPVHTIDPPVRDALRLGAYQLLRTRVPAHAAVASTVELVRTTSGERPVRFANAVLRRVAARVAETGGDLATMLSAPRFDVDPVGHLAVVTTHPRWIVEVVAEALAGDLTATRAALEADDVRPAVHLVARPGRVDRDRLLAEAAQAGLTARVGPYSPYAVRLDGGDPAGLPAVAAGAAAVQDEGSQLVTLALARAATVGRDLGLTVDLCAGPGGKAALLAALLGGSAPSDGPGLPDRPGPPDRPALIAVEPRATRAAMVARSLGDAARAWTVRADGRAVPLRPDGADRVLVDVPCTGLGALRRRPEARWRRTSADVAALVPLQRALLVAALDLVRPGGVVAYATCSPHPAETVEVVRGVAGQRADTSILDARLTLPEVDRLGDGPFVQLWPHLHGTDAMFVALLRRVDS
- the ribH gene encoding 6,7-dimethyl-8-ribityllumazine synthase, whose amino-acid sequence is MSGLGAPAEVLPPVAGMRLAVVATRWHAEITDALLAGALRAAKDAGLAAAPAVVRVSGAVELPVIAAALAARHDAVVALGVVIRGGTPHFDYVCQFVTAGLARVTLDARVPVGFGVLTCDTVEQARDRAGLPGSSEDKGREATLAALDTAAVLRDLELAG
- a CDS encoding MinD/ParA family ATP-binding protein, giving the protein MGLPLTAPPGPSSAWPGASLTVSGGAGWTPDLAAATSAAGPPDPDPTGPDPYPVDPYPTPPDPPPGAPPPPAVSPPLPAVPPPGETWENIAVLVPAAGQPVNLPDGTPVVPVSRAATAPPPDGSPGAGPVSGRLPPSAAADPGWPVPEAWPDADSLGGPTVGRQAVETPGLEPAWSIPVPANLPARRSGLAPSLPVRAAVAAVTPSGGRAVVPAVAGTGGSSVARARAGGRRVLVGGFGGGGGRTTVAAGLGLAIAEHHGHRVMAVDASPDQSGLLAHRVGLMSPGVGLRELATARPPVSSLEDVRRFVASDGSGGLEVLAGLRDLTGPGLLPEELAWALDLLGHWYPVVVADAPPGWSQPVPATLLARADLVVLTIRAGETEIAGADDALSALTAAGRPDLAATVIVAVVETYPSRLSRGARLRLEHLEDRAYMTVPVPFDAALADSRPISWYRLRRRTRFAFQRLAGAVATAPLPGSQPATVLARPAIAAPGRGPQPWPGPVRAMVNATDPIRYRPAAPPGP
- the rpe gene encoding ribulose-phosphate 3-epimerase yields the protein MATAQIYPSLLAADFGRIADAALAVEGQADWLHVDVMDYHFVPNLAFAPDTVTALRAVTDTPLDCHLMIDDPDRWAAGYAERGAANVTIHAEAVSDLPRTTRAIRAAGARTGLAVKPNTPVEHYLDDLHRFDLLLLMTIEPGFGGQTFMTEVLPKIEAARRLLDARGLDLWLQIDGGVNAGTIERAAVAGVDVFVAGTAVFGAADPGQAVERLREQALRAAPRLSPPAPRSAVGPA
- a CDS encoding bifunctional 3,4-dihydroxy-2-butanone-4-phosphate synthase/GTP cyclohydrolase II — its product is MTTSAAGASSTATLPAGALPAGYADVRFAAIEDALAEIAAGRPLVVVDDADRENEGDLIFAAEAATPELVAFMTRYTSGVICVPMDAADTDRLELDQMVPHNTERMGTAFTITVDARDGVSTGISAADRARTIRLLADPRTTPGDLSRPGHIFPLRAKDGGVLRRPGHTEAAVDLARLAGLRPAGAICEIVNDDGTMARLPRLAEFAREHGLLLISIADLIAYRRRTEKQVVRVAEASLPTRYGAFRAVGFRNILDGVEHIALIRGELGDGADVLVRVHSECLTGDVFGSRRCDCGTQLDAALRIIATEGRGVVLYMRGHEGRGIGLMHKLRAYQLQDAGHDTVDANLALGLPADARDYGTGAQILVDLGVRGIRLLSNNPTKRAGLEGYGLRIVELIGMPVTQTPENLRYLTTKRDRMGHVIPGLPSIPGLPSIPGPPGLPGPPGLPGPPGLSDLPRAVGEDEPAGSRWIPGAPRAPRVPVTSGCTAVAGPGTSAGVDCAEGEGL